One Pomacea canaliculata isolate SZHN2017 linkage group LG1, ASM307304v1, whole genome shotgun sequence genomic window, CGTCACCTATCGCTGTAtcagggggagaaaaaaaatctgattacatTGTGAGGCATTACACAGAGTTCACACTGATCCGGTAAATCTGACACtgacaaatcatgttttaaGGGTGCATGGCCGCCCAGCATAAAGGACAATTAACCTTGTGGAGGAGATCACTGTTGTGCTTGCTCAGGTGCTGAACTGTGGCCGCTGCTGACACTGGTGCCACACCACTGCAGCTCCTTGCAGCACAGCATGGCGTGGTGAGGGGCTGCGGCATCGATATCAGCGGCTTTGTTCACACTGGGCTGCGTGGTCGGTGATTGATCTCTCGTGGGTGGATAGGGGAGAAAGGGTGGAGTCGCGGGTATACCACTTTGCTTCGGCAAGTCTACATAAATAAAGATCCACTTGCGGGAGAGTTTTCTAGAAACGAGGAAATCCTACAAGGACAATGGgcaaactgacaaaaacaagaacaaacaaacttgaaaaCGTCAGCAACTCGCGCGAGGAAAGGTAGTTCCTTCAAGTGTGTAAGAAAGACGCGATCCTCTAGTAACATATCACGTTACCGATCACGCGTGGAGGCGATGGTAggggttggtgggtgggggaaaggGCTGGAACCGTTCCAGCTGCATTGCAGGTCGATCTTCGTGCGATCGGATTGCCGAGGCCGGCAGCGTTGGCCGTTAAGGTCGATTATGTATGTGATGACGTAAGTGTACCTTGCCTTCGGCCAAAGGATACGCTGTCGTGGGTAGTGATCGAAGCTGCGGCGTTAACCTTCGGCGAAATGGAGGCCAGTGGAACAGACGACACCCACTGCACCGCGCGTCGTCGGCAGTTGACAGCTTCGGCACTCATCGATCACTGGGAGGACTTAATTCATCAGctcgtgtgcgtgcgtgcgttgccacgctcgtgtgtgtgtaaatgcgtacgtgagtgtgtgggtgagagagagagagaggagggagaatTTAGGCACGAGCCGTGAAGCGGATTGAGTACAATAAtccccccactctctctcctcctctcccccctccctGCCTGCTGATGGCAGAGCAGACAGCGGGGCTGCCCTTTGGGGTCGATAAGCTTCACTTTTTCGCTCCTCCACGCGCCGGGGTCTGCTGGACCGCGTGCAAGTCTCGGTGTCTGCTCTCAACCACCAGCGTCTGCATGTGTTGCACGAGACTGATTATGCATGAGCGTCTGTGGCACTGTCTTCTATATTAGTCTATGCTCCTCGCCCATATCCTCCTCCACCCTCCAATTAAAAAAACCGGATACTAGCTTCAGGAATCATTGAGCCGGAAGTAGTGGAAaggaaacataaatataaataagtattGTGACTCAATGTTGTTTAGATGGGGTTCTGGAGGTTTGATCTGGTCATCAAGCGGTTTTGTGCCACACCTAAACGCCAACAGTTTTAGAATACTGTCCATGGTTACGTCAGTTGTGGAGTGATTGTGACGCGATTAAGTGACGCGATTGTGCTGGCTGCAGGGTGACCTGATGTGGAAGGGATCGGTGGGGGAGGAGCTCCATCACCTGGAGGGGGAGCGCGCCATCCACACGGATCCCGAAGAGACGCGGCGCCGACGGACCATCCTCCTCATCCGGAAGAACAACTCCTGGGGCTTCACACTGCAGGTGAGCGTTGGGCCCAGCttctgtcaccatgacaacctGGGGGCTGTCATGTACCTGCAGCAGGATAGAAGAATGAAAGTGGTTTTAAGGGGACAGAGTGTGTGGGAGAGATTCAAGTGAATATCAAGAAGACTTGGTAGAAGGAAGGACTGTTGAGTGGGAGGAAGGGGCTAGCACCAGGGCGCATGTATGGTTTTCATGTTAGTAGCACAGTTTGACATATAAGCCAGAGAGGGGATGAATGCAGATCCTAGGGGACGGTTGGTTGGTTAGCTGGTTGGTTACTTTACATAATGGAAAAGCCCTGCAAACAGTGCCACATTCAGAGAGCCTTGTGGAAATTGGTATGGCCCAAATaggtaaaacagttttttttttaaatttaaaaataagagttCTCTTTTTCACATGAAGATCATGCTACATTTGTCACTTTTACAGACCTATGGgattaagaacaagaagactGGCACAATAGATGTCATGACCTATGTAGATTATGTTGAAATGAATGGGCCAGCATGGATTGCGGGCATGCGTAAAGGTAAGTTACATATTGCTTTATCAGTTCAAGGGGGTAGTTGTTGGAGCAGCTGAAAATCCAGGATTTAATTATTAGATATATAAACACCAATATAGGATTGTCTCACTTAGCATCGCCATTAATTTAAGATTCTTATCATTGAAAACATACCCTCTGAATTAATGGTTGACTGCACTGCTGCTGCATGCTCTTATGCACATGTTCATGAAAAGGATTAATCATATTGAGTGTAAAGTATTTAGTTTGGATCTGTCACTTAAGGCATACATATTTGTCTGAACTACACATCAACAATATATTCCTTTTGAGTGTGTCAGCCTTACCATCAGGATGTgtcttaaagaaaacaaaatatcggAGCAAACGGTAGGAACTCTTGCTGCTGCAGTTTTCTTATGTGTGCTCTTTACACGACAGCTGTTAGGAACATAATAGGTGCTTGACTCGAACCCCCATGTATATAAATTAAGCCAGCTGCCAGCGAGAGATCTGGGTAAACAAATGGTTTTTCAGGGTTTGGAAGCATCCAAGACATCTTGGAAGTTGTGAGCTTAACCATCCTTCCAGATGATTATAGCTCTAAAGCAGATCacttacaaaagcaaaaaacaaatagCTTGTGgccattttcttttcctggGAAAGTGAAGTGTAATAGATATCAGCTTAGGTGCCAGACTGTAGCTACCCCCCGGTCCTGCTCCACTACCCATCAGAGGCCAGCATCAGGTTGTAATCTGAGTAGAGCCATCTCCAAGGCCTGCACTGAGATGCACCCATTCTCTGTCACAGTCTGTTTTATCCTTCCCaggaaatatgtaaaaaaaaaggtttgagtGGGTGAGAGATTAGAAAAGTTACCAGAGGTTGGTATTAGCATGATTGGAACTGGAAAGAAGTTtgtaaaacattatttcattatcAAGCAGGATCTTTGTTTACATTGAGTGTAatggtataaaaaaattatcaaacatgTCAGGCTTTTTCTAGTTCTGTATCaagtcatttatttgtttaattgtaatccattttgagattataaaacaaaagtagtttGGCTGACAAGATCTTTTCTCTATTGTTGACTTTCACTGTCGTGGCAGGAGATGTGCTATTATCTGTCAACGGTGGATCAGTGGAAGGTCTGAAACATCAAGACCTAGTTGCGAAGATACAGGAAAGCACTGACAACCTTAGGTATAGAACTTAAAGGTTCTTGTGtggtgcgtgcatgtgtgtccaTCAGTCTGTCctaaaacatttctaaaaataggaaaattattttcttatttcctgtATGTGTCTCACACATTTCCCAAGAGTGTGCACACATGATCATATGCATATTTATGCATATAtgagcaagagaaagacaagagaagTGCTAGTTTAAAGACTGGGATTGAtgtctgttttatgttttgtatgcatttgtattaaaaagaaaatgttcaagtCAAACTGGGAATTAATAATATCTTGATTGGCATTGTCCTAATTTATACAGCATGATACACAGTCATTTTGGGCAGGGGACAGGGAGTCTACCCCAAAGAGCCAAAAATGATATGGCATTAGGTTTATTGTTCAGTACAGCAAAATCAGGTAATTTAGTAACTATTTTCCAGACTGGTGGTGCTGTTTGAAGATTGTTGCCGCAAGGTGGAGCTATATGAAAGGTTCATCAAGCTCAAGGTAATGTTACATGAAGATCCACTATGGATGTAATTACTTTCACACATCACTGGGATGAAGTTCTTAATGCAATCATTAGCCACCATGTACAAGAAATACTTCCCACTTTTTACAGCTTTtgaaatatatgaaatattcttatttaaaatattcttcttaaTTTGCATAACAAAAAGCAGGAAAATGTGACACCAGACAATATGCTACTGTTCATAAATCCCACATTGTTCATCCATTTTATGACATTATGACatggttgttattattttcagcgAATCTTGTCACAAAAGAGACGAGAATTAAGACGCCTTGAGGATGAAGAAATCCTAATATACTCTAGTAAGTGTTTCATCTAATTCAGTAAGAAACATAATAATTTATTGGGACTGTTTCTGTAAATGCTCTCACATAGGATAAATGTTTATGATACTATACATTGTAAAACTTAAAGACTAATGAAATTGaagtcattttaaaagtagTGGGTTTCGTTACTGCAAGATCTAACTCCTCAAAGCTGAGTAAATGACCAGTAAAAGATGTCAGTAATTTTCATGGTTCATTGAATAACATTGAAAGTACTTGAAGGTAATTGTTTCCATGCAACAGGTCTGTCAGAATAATTCTTACTCTGTgagtgaaagaaatggaaaagtGCCAAGCTATtggaaatattcattttctCCCAAATAGTTATAAAGCTAACTGCCTGTTGCAGGACGACAGCTTAGCCGTGCAAGCATGTTTCGGGATAGCACACGAAGTTCTACCTCAAGTGACTGGGATTGCTACAGTGAGGTGGCATCACCTGCAGCCTTGGAATCCATCAGTCCAAACAGAAAGGTGTGGCAGCAACATTTTTTCACCAACAGCACAGAGACCCTGGACACAAGCagtgaactttcttttgataatgCAAGCCTTTTTGCCTCACATGAAAGCCTCTCCCACAGAGCTTCTCGAGAGAGCCTTTCCAGCAATTCCATCTCATTGCAAAACAACAGTGTAGACAGCGACAGAGAAAGTTTCGAGAAAGGAGCTGTTGGCGGATGTGACGCTGGCATTGGTGATGTGCAGTTGCCTGCATCCACAAGGCAATATTTGCCATTAAACCCGAATCAGGAGAGCATTGGGATGGAGGCAGCTATTTTAAGGCAGCCAGCAGCAAGAGAGGACAAGCAAGTGGTGGACGATGCACAGCTGGAGACACATGGGGGTAGGAAACGGCCCAGGTCAAGTTCTTTGCTGCTGAATGACATGCGTATGAAGCTTCTTGCAGACAATGTTACCTCTGTTGCCAGTCGTGCAGAGAAGGGGTCTGTTAATGGGGAGAACATAGAAGATGAAGCTAGTGATGAAGGCAGGGAGGCATGTGCCATGTCAGAGGAAAAGGAGGCTGCAGACTGTTTGGTTGGCAAACTTTATTGTGGTGTCCGCATCAATGATAAGGATGAAAATACTCGCCTTTGACTGTGACAACATTTAGGCTGTGACATtatctgcgtgtgtgtgtgtgtgtgttgttttaaaagtttgtaaaaaaagtCTGCTCCTCACCTATTCCAACAGTGGctgcttttttttgtcttcacatGTGCTATGTCTCTTTATAAAATGTGGGTAACAATGACAGTTGCATTCCTGTTTTTAAGTTGCAGTATATTGAAGTTCTtgcataacaaaaaaaaaaaaggtggtttgagtttgaaagaaatgtgaaaGTTCATCTTTCTGGCAGCATCATCACTTCCTCTATATCTTCAGTCCAAAATGGTACTACTGGCTATGCAAGCTACTTTTGTTCATGCCCCTGTGACAAGGAAAGGAATCTGAGTGAAATGTTTGCCAACATGATACTTTGGTTGGCTGACTATTTTTTACCTTAATCTGGCATGTTATCTTTTCCAtggtttgtcatttttaaaccCACCTAGAACATATAGTGCTCAACTGAAAAATGAGCCTAAGATGTTCGAAAAGGAAAAtaagacacaaaacaaaatatttaacaaatgttttaatcatgcaaaaaataataaaacagtggCACAGTTTCTTTAGACCTTAAAATAAAGTGTCATGGCTAACTTTAATGTGCacttaaaaagattaaaacaagTGTTTGCAAAAGGTTTAGTTTATACACAAAGAAGCTGTACACCTTTAGATGAAGAAATGGCAATGGTGGAGTTACATTATTTGTGCACTAAAAAAGATGTTGTATTGAAGGAAATTCTCCTTCATGCTTTGCTTTTGATCATATTTTGAGtctgaatctgtttaaaaagtGTCTGAGGTATATACAATTACTGATAAATCATATCAATCCATTGTTTCTCGCTCAGATTGATTTATGTCCCTTAGCTAATGCTGTTTAGCTCACAGGGTTGGGAAGGAAAGAATATGGGTAGAAGAATGGGGTAACATTCCAAAGGATGCATTTAATTGCTTAGTACATTAGCACAGATTTTTAATTGTAGTTAAACTAACAAAAACTGTAATGTGGGAAAGGAACAAGGCTGTGGACAATAATTACCATATGTCATGCATGAATTAAGTTGCAAGATCCTGTTTGTAGCACCTGACATAGTGTTAATATTTTGAGCATTGCTGCTGAAAGAAGATGCTTTAAAGATGTGTGAACATTGTTTTCAactatttgtaaaatttatgtGTGCAATTACTTGTACCATATTGAGGGACATTGAAGAATGCATGTGgcttgtgtattttttatttatttttatataatagccttattttattttttcagcatttatCAAAATTGAGTTATGCATATCAGGAACTTGAATAAGGTCTTGTATCAGCATTCCTGAAGAAGGAAATATAATCTAGTcatacaaaaactttttaaaaaaaattcaaatatttattatgaaatTCTAACAATCTGATGTAGTCACGTATGTccgttgattttttttgtgtttttttaaacattagaaAGCTTGATTCAGTTGCTAACAGTGACTAATTCCCTCACTCAAAATTGTCTCTTAGTAGGCAGGTACAACGCTGTCTTGTGTAACTCTCCTTCCTGGCTTGCATCATTGCTTCCTGGCTTATCTGAAGCAGCCACTGCAGAAACTTAGAGTCAACACATTTTCACTAATTGCAAGGGCAGCTATTCTGTTAGGCCATAAAGTAATTAGGTAATTGCCCATTGATTCTCAACATACCATCTCATTTATTAGCAAGTGGATGGTCCCTGTAATTCCAGGCAAGTTTGTGAGAAAGGTTACCACCTGTTATTAataagcttttgttttgttagtacTATCCAGACTCTTAACTCGAATTGAAGCTGTCTATAAACCATCAGCAGTGCTCAACAAAACTGCAGGTTCTTAATATCAGGGAATACACCATGTAATTGACTCAGTGCATCTCCTTTAACTATGACACCCCATCtaacagaaatagaaaaataatatgctGTACAAACATTTGATCTATTGAAGGCTTAGATTCCTTAATCTGCCACAGGCTCTGCTAGATGGAAGAAATCTTTCACTAGTATTCATCTGTTAGACAATCCCATTTATAGATCACTAGCATTATTATAAAGTCAACTGAATGAAAGCAGGTTTTTCATTCTCTGTGCACATTGAGAATCTAATTCATCCAGACCATTTCCCTTCACAGTAGGAAAACAAACTGGGCAACATAAATGTGTGACAGCATATGAAAGCAAAGAGTGTGTGTTTAGGCAGATGGTTAACCTTCAGTGAAACAGGATTTTTTGAGTGAAAGTGATGGTTCTTTAAATCAGAATAACACATAATGTCAGAATTGTAATATTTTGCTGCATAATTGTTACAAGCAAAGCTAAAACTTTTTATGTACTTAAACTGTTTTACTGACTTTTTGTAAGGATTTATGATGTGGTTGGTCCAATATTAAACTTTGTATTTGCAACTCAGCCTCATTGTGAGCGTCCAATTTTGATAAACTGCTCACTTGGTTTTGATATTACTTGCCAAGCATATTAACTTGACAGGaagctttttttgtgtttgtttgaggctgtcaaaatacaaaataagtcAAAAAAACTAAAGGAGTTTGTTTCGCACAAGAAAGTTTGCACctatctatatgtatatataaatatattttatcaagaATCACATTCCATGGTTTTGTATAAACTTTGTTTCAGCCAGTAAGTTTGATGAAAACAAATGCATcataatgttaaaatattcagttttcaAGCATACTTAAGATGACATCATTTTATAATGCAAAGTAGCCCTTTTTTCGTCTGTGATGCAACTACTGTCAAGTTTCATTGAAGAAAGTACCCATACATGttagttgtattattattgtaaacCTGTTCACTTAATCAAAATGTCTACTATTTCATTCAGTGCTTTAAGAAATTCACAATGTGCAGAGGTTTGCTGTTTTACAGTGACATTTACAATAACTTCTTTACAGGGTGAACAGCTCCACACCTTTCATGCCAGCAAATGCAAGGTTAGCATAAGCCTCACCTGTCACTTACAAATGATAATGTTTGTAGGCTGTGTTGTTGTGGCCATATTAGTCTGGCTCATGTTTGGTGTTTTGACCTAGTACTCAAACAGATAAATAAGACATGTAACAGCTTTACCTTTCAAAATTAATGTTGTCTTTCAGAAAGAGAGTGTACGAGAGAAGGATGAaggtaaagaattaaaaataatgagatGGATTGttttaaagtagcattttttttaagggtgtTGCTCACTAGATTTTGTAAAGGATGTTGCAGTACTGCTGTGTAAGGTGTATAAGTATTGGTATAAAAGAATGATCATTGTCAAGTAACTAATGTGCTTATGACTATGTCATGGCAATACGTGCATGTTCATGGGCAAGAAATACACAGTAAATATTCAGTCTATATATGATGTTTCATTCCATTGGTCTTTAGCAATCCCTGCTTCATGCTTTCACCCGCTGTGCCTAAATGGATGCTTgtacagacacatgcacacactcacacaagcaTAAGtgtttttgtagaaaaaatatCCAACTTAGAATTATGAGAGGAGATTCTATGGTGAAAGGAACTCTGCTCTTACACACACGAAAACTGTCTTGCAACCttgttaaacaaacaacaaaagagaatGTTGATTAATTTCATATTCAAAATTCTTTGTTACTTTCCTAAAGCAGTACCTGTCACCCACTC contains:
- the LOC112569627 gene encoding microtubule-associated serine/threonine-protein kinase 2-like isoform X4 → MAGDLMWKGSVGEELHHLEGERAIHTDPEETRRRRTILLIRKNNSWGFTLQTYGIKNKKTGTIDVMTYVDYVEMNGPAWIAGMRKGDVLLSVNGGSVEGLKHQDLVAKIQESTDNLRLVVLFEDCCRKVELYERFIKLKRILSQKRRELRRLEDEEILIYSRRQLSRASMFRDSTRSSTSSDWDCYSEVASPAALESISPNRKVWQQHFFTNSTETLDTSSELSFDNASLFASHESLSHRASRESLSSNSISLQNNSVDSDRESFEKGAVGGCDAGIGDVQLPASTRQYLPLNPNQESIGMEAAILRQPAAREDKQVVDDAQLETHGGRKRPRSSSLLLNDMRMKLLADNVTSVASRAEKGSVNGENIEDEASDEGREACAMSEEKEAADCLVGKLYCGVRINDKDENTRL
- the LOC112569627 gene encoding microtubule-associated serine/threonine-protein kinase 2-like isoform X1, with the protein product MVRSRPPSLFHKPTKRKEIKGDLMWKGSVGEELHHLEGERAIHTDPEETRRRRTILLIRKNNSWGFTLQTYGIKNKKTGTIDVMTYVDYVEMNGPAWIAGMRKGDVLLSVNGGSVEGLKHQDLVAKIQESTDNLRLVVLFEDCCRKVELYERFIKLKRILSQKRRELRRLEDEEILIYSRRQLSRASMFRDSTRSSTSSDWDCYSEVASPAALESISPNRKVWQQHFFTNSTETLDTSSELSFDNASLFASHESLSHRASRESLSSNSISLQNNSVDSDRESFEKGAVGGCDAGIGDVQLPASTRQYLPLNPNQESIGMEAAILRQPAAREDKQVVDDAQLETHGGRKRPRSSSLLLNDMRMKLLADNVTSVASRAEKGSVNGENIEDEASDEGREACAMSEEKEAADCLVGKLYCGVRINDKDENTRL
- the LOC112569627 gene encoding microtubule-associated serine/threonine-protein kinase 2-like isoform X2, with protein sequence MFGLTVSPMKAIKRGDLMWKGSVGEELHHLEGERAIHTDPEETRRRRTILLIRKNNSWGFTLQTYGIKNKKTGTIDVMTYVDYVEMNGPAWIAGMRKGDVLLSVNGGSVEGLKHQDLVAKIQESTDNLRLVVLFEDCCRKVELYERFIKLKRILSQKRRELRRLEDEEILIYSRRQLSRASMFRDSTRSSTSSDWDCYSEVASPAALESISPNRKVWQQHFFTNSTETLDTSSELSFDNASLFASHESLSHRASRESLSSNSISLQNNSVDSDRESFEKGAVGGCDAGIGDVQLPASTRQYLPLNPNQESIGMEAAILRQPAAREDKQVVDDAQLETHGGRKRPRSSSLLLNDMRMKLLADNVTSVASRAEKGSVNGENIEDEASDEGREACAMSEEKEAADCLVGKLYCGVRINDKDENTRL
- the LOC112569627 gene encoding microtubule-associated serine/threonine-protein kinase 2-like isoform X3; translation: MAVRRWRFQGDLMWKGSVGEELHHLEGERAIHTDPEETRRRRTILLIRKNNSWGFTLQTYGIKNKKTGTIDVMTYVDYVEMNGPAWIAGMRKGDVLLSVNGGSVEGLKHQDLVAKIQESTDNLRLVVLFEDCCRKVELYERFIKLKRILSQKRRELRRLEDEEILIYSRRQLSRASMFRDSTRSSTSSDWDCYSEVASPAALESISPNRKVWQQHFFTNSTETLDTSSELSFDNASLFASHESLSHRASRESLSSNSISLQNNSVDSDRESFEKGAVGGCDAGIGDVQLPASTRQYLPLNPNQESIGMEAAILRQPAAREDKQVVDDAQLETHGGRKRPRSSSLLLNDMRMKLLADNVTSVASRAEKGSVNGENIEDEASDEGREACAMSEEKEAADCLVGKLYCGVRINDKDENTRL
- the LOC112569627 gene encoding microtubule-associated serine/threonine-protein kinase 2-like isoform X5, which gives rise to MWKGSVGEELHHLEGERAIHTDPEETRRRRTILLIRKNNSWGFTLQTYGIKNKKTGTIDVMTYVDYVEMNGPAWIAGMRKGDVLLSVNGGSVEGLKHQDLVAKIQESTDNLRLVVLFEDCCRKVELYERFIKLKRILSQKRRELRRLEDEEILIYSRRQLSRASMFRDSTRSSTSSDWDCYSEVASPAALESISPNRKVWQQHFFTNSTETLDTSSELSFDNASLFASHESLSHRASRESLSSNSISLQNNSVDSDRESFEKGAVGGCDAGIGDVQLPASTRQYLPLNPNQESIGMEAAILRQPAAREDKQVVDDAQLETHGGRKRPRSSSLLLNDMRMKLLADNVTSVASRAEKGSVNGENIEDEASDEGREACAMSEEKEAADCLVGKLYCGVRINDKDENTRL